The following coding sequences lie in one Apium graveolens cultivar Ventura chromosome 3, ASM990537v1, whole genome shotgun sequence genomic window:
- the LOC141712715 gene encoding GPI ethanolamine phosphate transferase 2 isoform X1 has translation MAPLTCTKITLLTLAAVVIQIIGLSLFVLGFFPVKPAISGVSGLESFSSPICRSPEDYNYTVHSPDELKSLYLELSNIPPSYDRLILMVVDGLPAEFLLGRGHQPAPEFFRKSMPYTQSLLDEGVATGYHAKAAPPTVTMPRLKAMVSGSVGGFLDVALNFNTQELLDDNLIGQFFEIGWKMVMLGDETWLKLFPGSFTRCDGVHSFFVKDTVEVDHNVSRHLEDELDRTDWKLLILHYLGLDHVGHTGGRNSFLMGPKLEEMDDVIKKIHRNMVQNHLGRTLLMVVSDHGMTENGNHGGASYEETDALMLLVGLRDYDHRPSTHKTVNQVDITPTIALLFGVPIPINSAGILIAETLKSLEGEQKLRALELNSWQLFRLLQAQLPDLSCSSSCGVDKNGRGYEIGECDGNMEEFFCCLYVKAAALHKSWKSRQVFGSNKGEDYRSTVSAYNNFLRTASDWISRRATNKPVGVLAFGVTGMLLSSLVLLSLLYRLEQDVCMIEKDRTSHINSRIHKWHIDEIFAMSIVCFLVLSMGSSSLIEEEQYIWHFMTSTLNLLLLRKAIQSISSRNTQDQVNFIESQSTRSFIQMFSIIFVLISGRILRSWHQGGVNWTNFPDLSKWLESKGTAYIKPVHLVSLLLLITSGFYALVLSRPRKVFIIVVGLSFLFPAFLVLLYIITYQRSDVPASSYSATLLVQLTYVILGTSTFGIVTALPWFMPVRNPKGCSSHQNKALFVGITDSLYLIGLVYIICWCLLQLLLQKPINSAPILLLLVQILASMCFSSITDPKPKQWLELASLYYMGMSGHFALGNTNTIATIDVAGAYMGVSSHSTVLSGILMFIITYAAPMLALLSMLMNISLRSRISLVNAQDVDLHDMLKTTLAYPCLVPLGMNSIFLVAYTTILLLMRNHLFVWSVFSPKYMYVCATTACIYLGVFIVATTVFYTYSTLGLTKLWKTWIR, from the exons ATGGCTCCGCTAACATGCACCAAAATAACGCTGTTGACATTAGCAGCAGTGGTGATTCAGATAATCGGACTCTCACTCTTCGTTCTAGGGTTCTTCCCTGTCAAACCTGCTATCTCCGGTGTCAG TGGTCTGGAGAGTTTTAGTTCTCCGATCTGTCGTTCGCCTGAGGATTACAACTATACGGTTCACTCTCCCGATGAGCTTAAGTCGTTGTATTTG GAACTTTCCAATATTCCACCGTCTTATGACCGATTAATATTGATG GTTGTTGATGGCCTTCCAGCAGAATTTCTTCTTGGTAGGGGTCATCAACCTGCACCAGAATTTTTCAGAAAATCTATGCCATATACTCAGTCACTCTTAGACGAGGGAGTTGCAACTGGGTATCATGCAAAGGCTGCTCCTCCAACTGTTACAATGCCTCGTTTGAAG GCTATGGTGTCTGGATCAGTTGGTGGTTTTTTGGATGTTGCTCTGAACTTTAATACCCAAGAACTTTTGGATGACAATCTTATTG GACAATTTTTTGAAATTGGCTGGAAAATGGTGATGCTTGGTGATGAAACATGGCTTAAGTTGTTTCCAGGATCATTCACCAGGTGCGATGGAGTACATAGTTTTTTT GTGAAAGACACTGTTGAAGTGGATCACAATGTTTCTCGACATTTGGAAGATGAACTTGATAGGACTGACTGGAAGCTTCTG ATTCTGCACTATCTTGGTTTAGATCATGTTGGGCATACTGGTGGGCGCAATAG TTTTCTGATGGGGCCGAAACTTGAAGAGATGGATGACGTTATTAAGAAAATACACAGGAACATGGTTCAAAATCATCTGGGACGAACACTTTTG ATGGTAGTCAGTGATCATGGCATGACAGAGAATGGTAACCATGGCGGTGCATCGTACGAGGAAACTGATGCTTTGATGCTACTTGTTGGACTGAGAGACTATGATCATCGACCATCCACCCATAAGACAGTGAATCAG GTTGACATTACACCGACAATAGCTCTTCTTTTTGGTGTACCAATACCCATAAATAGTGCTGGAATCCTAATTGCTGAGACACTTAAATCTCTAGAAG GTGAACAGAAATTAAGAGCACTGGAACTGAATTCGTGGCAATTATTCAGGCTACTACAAGCGCAATTACCTGATTTATCATGTAGCAGTTCATGTGGTGTCGATAAGAATGGCCGTGGTTATGAAATTGGTGAATGTGATGGCAACATGGAGGAGTTTTTTTGTTGCTTATACGTAAAAGCTGCAGCTCTTCACAAGTCCTGGAAATCTCGTCAAGTTTTTGG TTCTAATAAAGGAGAGGACTATAGAAGCACAGTCTCGgcatataataattttttaagaaCTGCGAGTGATTGGATATCACGTAGAGCAACCAAT AAGCCTGTTGGAGTACTTGCTTTTGGGGTGACGGGGATGCTTTTATCATCTTTGGTCCTGCTAAGCCTTCTTTACCGGTTAGAACAAGATGTTTGTATGATTGAAAAAGATCGTACATCTCACATCAATAGCAGGATACACAAGTGGCATATAGATGAGATTTTTGCAATGTCTATCGTTTGTTTCCTTGTGTTAAGTATGGGATCTAGTTCTCTCATTGAAGAAGAGCAATATATATGGCATTTCATGACATCCACATTAAATTTGTTATTGCTCAGAAAAGCAATACAGTCCATTTCATCAAGAAACACACAAGATCAAGTCAATTTCATAGAAAGCCAAAGCACAAGAAGTTTTATTCAGATGTTTTCCATCATTTTTGTTCTAATATCTGGAAGGATTTTAAGAAGCTGGCATCAAGGTGGTGTTAACTGGACCAATTTTCCAGACTTATCTAAGTGGCTTGAGAGTAAGGGAACGGCCTATATAAAACCAGTCCACCTGGTTTCTTTGCTCCTACTAATCACCTCGGGCTTCTATGCTCTTGTACTTTCACGGCCAAGGAAAGTTTTTATCATAGTTGTTGGACTGTCCTTTTTATTTCCAGCATTTTTGGTTCTGCTATATATAATTACATACCAGAGGAGTGATGTCCCAGCATCTAGCTATAGTGCTACCCTATTGGTACAACTAACCTATGTAATCCTTGGTACTTCTACATTTGGGATTGTAACTGCATTACCTTGGTTCATGCCGGTTCGAAATCCCAAGGGTTGCTCTAGCCATCAGAATAAAGCTCTTTTTGTAGGCATCACTGATTCTCTGTATTTGATTGGTTTAGTGTACATTATTTGCTGGTGCCTACTTCAGCTGCTGTTACAGAAACCCATTAATTCAGCACCGATATTGTTGCTTCTTGTGCAAATCCTTGCAAGCATGTGTTTTTCTTCAATTACTGACCCAAAACCTAAACAGTGGCTTGAG CTTGCATCTCTATATTATATGGGAATGTCAGGCCATTTTGCACTTGGAAATACCAACACTATAGCTACAATAGATGTTGCTGGAGCTTACATG gGAGTCTCGAGCCATTCAACAGTACTTTCTGGCATTTTGATGTTCATTATTACCTATGCGGCTCCCATGTTAGCTCTTCTCAGCATGCTAATGAATATCTCTCTGAGGAGCAGAATCTCCCTTGTGAATGCTCAAGATGTGGATCTCCATGATATGCTCAAGACAACTCTTGCCTATCCTTGTCTGGTACCATTGGGCATGAATTCCATTTTTTTGGTTGCATACACCACCATTCTGCTATTAATGAGGAATCATTTATTTGTATGGAGTGTCTTTTCTCCAAA GTACATGTATGTTTGTGCAACAACAGCATGCATCTATCTAGGGGTATTTATCGTGGCTACAACCGTGTTTTATACATATTCAACCCTTGGTTTGACGAAACTGTGGAAGACATGGATAAGGTAG
- the LOC141712715 gene encoding GPI ethanolamine phosphate transferase 2 isoform X2, with protein MHQNNAVDISSSGDSDNRTLTLRSRVLPCQTCYLRCQELSNIPPSYDRLILMVVDGLPAEFLLGRGHQPAPEFFRKSMPYTQSLLDEGVATGYHAKAAPPTVTMPRLKAMVSGSVGGFLDVALNFNTQELLDDNLIGQFFEIGWKMVMLGDETWLKLFPGSFTRCDGVHSFFVKDTVEVDHNVSRHLEDELDRTDWKLLILHYLGLDHVGHTGGRNSFLMGPKLEEMDDVIKKIHRNMVQNHLGRTLLMVVSDHGMTENGNHGGASYEETDALMLLVGLRDYDHRPSTHKTVNQVDITPTIALLFGVPIPINSAGILIAETLKSLEGEQKLRALELNSWQLFRLLQAQLPDLSCSSSCGVDKNGRGYEIGECDGNMEEFFCCLYVKAAALHKSWKSRQVFGSNKGEDYRSTVSAYNNFLRTASDWISRRATNKPVGVLAFGVTGMLLSSLVLLSLLYRLEQDVCMIEKDRTSHINSRIHKWHIDEIFAMSIVCFLVLSMGSSSLIEEEQYIWHFMTSTLNLLLLRKAIQSISSRNTQDQVNFIESQSTRSFIQMFSIIFVLISGRILRSWHQGGVNWTNFPDLSKWLESKGTAYIKPVHLVSLLLLITSGFYALVLSRPRKVFIIVVGLSFLFPAFLVLLYIITYQRSDVPASSYSATLLVQLTYVILGTSTFGIVTALPWFMPVRNPKGCSSHQNKALFVGITDSLYLIGLVYIICWCLLQLLLQKPINSAPILLLLVQILASMCFSSITDPKPKQWLELASLYYMGMSGHFALGNTNTIATIDVAGAYMGVSSHSTVLSGILMFIITYAAPMLALLSMLMNISLRSRISLVNAQDVDLHDMLKTTLAYPCLVPLGMNSIFLVAYTTILLLMRNHLFVWSVFSPKYMYVCATTACIYLGVFIVATTVFYTYSTLGLTKLWKTWIR; from the exons ATGCACCAAAATAACGCTGTTGACATTAGCAGCAGTGGTGATTCAGATAATCGGACTCTCACTCTTCGTTCTAGGGTTCTTCCCTGTCAAACCTGCTATCTCCGGTGTCAG GAACTTTCCAATATTCCACCGTCTTATGACCGATTAATATTGATG GTTGTTGATGGCCTTCCAGCAGAATTTCTTCTTGGTAGGGGTCATCAACCTGCACCAGAATTTTTCAGAAAATCTATGCCATATACTCAGTCACTCTTAGACGAGGGAGTTGCAACTGGGTATCATGCAAAGGCTGCTCCTCCAACTGTTACAATGCCTCGTTTGAAG GCTATGGTGTCTGGATCAGTTGGTGGTTTTTTGGATGTTGCTCTGAACTTTAATACCCAAGAACTTTTGGATGACAATCTTATTG GACAATTTTTTGAAATTGGCTGGAAAATGGTGATGCTTGGTGATGAAACATGGCTTAAGTTGTTTCCAGGATCATTCACCAGGTGCGATGGAGTACATAGTTTTTTT GTGAAAGACACTGTTGAAGTGGATCACAATGTTTCTCGACATTTGGAAGATGAACTTGATAGGACTGACTGGAAGCTTCTG ATTCTGCACTATCTTGGTTTAGATCATGTTGGGCATACTGGTGGGCGCAATAG TTTTCTGATGGGGCCGAAACTTGAAGAGATGGATGACGTTATTAAGAAAATACACAGGAACATGGTTCAAAATCATCTGGGACGAACACTTTTG ATGGTAGTCAGTGATCATGGCATGACAGAGAATGGTAACCATGGCGGTGCATCGTACGAGGAAACTGATGCTTTGATGCTACTTGTTGGACTGAGAGACTATGATCATCGACCATCCACCCATAAGACAGTGAATCAG GTTGACATTACACCGACAATAGCTCTTCTTTTTGGTGTACCAATACCCATAAATAGTGCTGGAATCCTAATTGCTGAGACACTTAAATCTCTAGAAG GTGAACAGAAATTAAGAGCACTGGAACTGAATTCGTGGCAATTATTCAGGCTACTACAAGCGCAATTACCTGATTTATCATGTAGCAGTTCATGTGGTGTCGATAAGAATGGCCGTGGTTATGAAATTGGTGAATGTGATGGCAACATGGAGGAGTTTTTTTGTTGCTTATACGTAAAAGCTGCAGCTCTTCACAAGTCCTGGAAATCTCGTCAAGTTTTTGG TTCTAATAAAGGAGAGGACTATAGAAGCACAGTCTCGgcatataataattttttaagaaCTGCGAGTGATTGGATATCACGTAGAGCAACCAAT AAGCCTGTTGGAGTACTTGCTTTTGGGGTGACGGGGATGCTTTTATCATCTTTGGTCCTGCTAAGCCTTCTTTACCGGTTAGAACAAGATGTTTGTATGATTGAAAAAGATCGTACATCTCACATCAATAGCAGGATACACAAGTGGCATATAGATGAGATTTTTGCAATGTCTATCGTTTGTTTCCTTGTGTTAAGTATGGGATCTAGTTCTCTCATTGAAGAAGAGCAATATATATGGCATTTCATGACATCCACATTAAATTTGTTATTGCTCAGAAAAGCAATACAGTCCATTTCATCAAGAAACACACAAGATCAAGTCAATTTCATAGAAAGCCAAAGCACAAGAAGTTTTATTCAGATGTTTTCCATCATTTTTGTTCTAATATCTGGAAGGATTTTAAGAAGCTGGCATCAAGGTGGTGTTAACTGGACCAATTTTCCAGACTTATCTAAGTGGCTTGAGAGTAAGGGAACGGCCTATATAAAACCAGTCCACCTGGTTTCTTTGCTCCTACTAATCACCTCGGGCTTCTATGCTCTTGTACTTTCACGGCCAAGGAAAGTTTTTATCATAGTTGTTGGACTGTCCTTTTTATTTCCAGCATTTTTGGTTCTGCTATATATAATTACATACCAGAGGAGTGATGTCCCAGCATCTAGCTATAGTGCTACCCTATTGGTACAACTAACCTATGTAATCCTTGGTACTTCTACATTTGGGATTGTAACTGCATTACCTTGGTTCATGCCGGTTCGAAATCCCAAGGGTTGCTCTAGCCATCAGAATAAAGCTCTTTTTGTAGGCATCACTGATTCTCTGTATTTGATTGGTTTAGTGTACATTATTTGCTGGTGCCTACTTCAGCTGCTGTTACAGAAACCCATTAATTCAGCACCGATATTGTTGCTTCTTGTGCAAATCCTTGCAAGCATGTGTTTTTCTTCAATTACTGACCCAAAACCTAAACAGTGGCTTGAG CTTGCATCTCTATATTATATGGGAATGTCAGGCCATTTTGCACTTGGAAATACCAACACTATAGCTACAATAGATGTTGCTGGAGCTTACATG gGAGTCTCGAGCCATTCAACAGTACTTTCTGGCATTTTGATGTTCATTATTACCTATGCGGCTCCCATGTTAGCTCTTCTCAGCATGCTAATGAATATCTCTCTGAGGAGCAGAATCTCCCTTGTGAATGCTCAAGATGTGGATCTCCATGATATGCTCAAGACAACTCTTGCCTATCCTTGTCTGGTACCATTGGGCATGAATTCCATTTTTTTGGTTGCATACACCACCATTCTGCTATTAATGAGGAATCATTTATTTGTATGGAGTGTCTTTTCTCCAAA GTACATGTATGTTTGTGCAACAACAGCATGCATCTATCTAGGGGTATTTATCGTGGCTACAACCGTGTTTTATACATATTCAACCCTTGGTTTGACGAAACTGTGGAAGACATGGATAAGGTAG
- the LOC141712715 gene encoding uncharacterized protein LOC141712715 isoform X3 yields MPYTQSLLDEGVATGYHAKAAPPTVTMPRLKAMVSGSVGGFLDVALNFNTQELLDDNLIGQFFEIGWKMVMLGDETWLKLFPGSFTRCDGVHSFFVKDTVEVDHNVSRHLEDELDRTDWKLLILHYLGLDHVGHTGGRNSFLMGPKLEEMDDVIKKIHRNMVQNHLGRTLLMVVSDHGMTENGNHGGASYEETDALMLLVGLRDYDHRPSTHKTVNQVDITPTIALLFGVPIPINSAGILIAETLKSLEGEQKLRALELNSWQLFRLLQAQLPDLSCSSSCGVDKNGRGYEIGECDGNMEEFFCCLYVKAAALHKSWKSRQVFGSNKGEDYRSTVSAYNNFLRTASDWISRRATNKPVGVLAFGVTGMLLSSLVLLSLLYRLEQDVCMIEKDRTSHINSRIHKWHIDEIFAMSIVCFLVLSMGSSSLIEEEQYIWHFMTSTLNLLLLRKAIQSISSRNTQDQVNFIESQSTRSFIQMFSIIFVLISGRILRSWHQGGVNWTNFPDLSKWLESKGTAYIKPVHLVSLLLLITSGFYALVLSRPRKVFIIVVGLSFLFPAFLVLLYIITYQRSDVPASSYSATLLVQLTYVILGTSTFGIVTALPWFMPVRNPKGCSSHQNKALFVGITDSLYLIGLVYIICWCLLQLLLQKPINSAPILLLLVQILASMCFSSITDPKPKQWLELASLYYMGMSGHFALGNTNTIATIDVAGAYMGVSSHSTVLSGILMFIITYAAPMLALLSMLMNISLRSRISLVNAQDVDLHDMLKTTLAYPCLVPLGMNSIFLVAYTTILLLMRNHLFVWSVFSPKYMYVCATTACIYLGVFIVATTVFYTYSTLGLTKLWKTWIR; encoded by the exons ATGCCATATACTCAGTCACTCTTAGACGAGGGAGTTGCAACTGGGTATCATGCAAAGGCTGCTCCTCCAACTGTTACAATGCCTCGTTTGAAG GCTATGGTGTCTGGATCAGTTGGTGGTTTTTTGGATGTTGCTCTGAACTTTAATACCCAAGAACTTTTGGATGACAATCTTATTG GACAATTTTTTGAAATTGGCTGGAAAATGGTGATGCTTGGTGATGAAACATGGCTTAAGTTGTTTCCAGGATCATTCACCAGGTGCGATGGAGTACATAGTTTTTTT GTGAAAGACACTGTTGAAGTGGATCACAATGTTTCTCGACATTTGGAAGATGAACTTGATAGGACTGACTGGAAGCTTCTG ATTCTGCACTATCTTGGTTTAGATCATGTTGGGCATACTGGTGGGCGCAATAG TTTTCTGATGGGGCCGAAACTTGAAGAGATGGATGACGTTATTAAGAAAATACACAGGAACATGGTTCAAAATCATCTGGGACGAACACTTTTG ATGGTAGTCAGTGATCATGGCATGACAGAGAATGGTAACCATGGCGGTGCATCGTACGAGGAAACTGATGCTTTGATGCTACTTGTTGGACTGAGAGACTATGATCATCGACCATCCACCCATAAGACAGTGAATCAG GTTGACATTACACCGACAATAGCTCTTCTTTTTGGTGTACCAATACCCATAAATAGTGCTGGAATCCTAATTGCTGAGACACTTAAATCTCTAGAAG GTGAACAGAAATTAAGAGCACTGGAACTGAATTCGTGGCAATTATTCAGGCTACTACAAGCGCAATTACCTGATTTATCATGTAGCAGTTCATGTGGTGTCGATAAGAATGGCCGTGGTTATGAAATTGGTGAATGTGATGGCAACATGGAGGAGTTTTTTTGTTGCTTATACGTAAAAGCTGCAGCTCTTCACAAGTCCTGGAAATCTCGTCAAGTTTTTGG TTCTAATAAAGGAGAGGACTATAGAAGCACAGTCTCGgcatataataattttttaagaaCTGCGAGTGATTGGATATCACGTAGAGCAACCAAT AAGCCTGTTGGAGTACTTGCTTTTGGGGTGACGGGGATGCTTTTATCATCTTTGGTCCTGCTAAGCCTTCTTTACCGGTTAGAACAAGATGTTTGTATGATTGAAAAAGATCGTACATCTCACATCAATAGCAGGATACACAAGTGGCATATAGATGAGATTTTTGCAATGTCTATCGTTTGTTTCCTTGTGTTAAGTATGGGATCTAGTTCTCTCATTGAAGAAGAGCAATATATATGGCATTTCATGACATCCACATTAAATTTGTTATTGCTCAGAAAAGCAATACAGTCCATTTCATCAAGAAACACACAAGATCAAGTCAATTTCATAGAAAGCCAAAGCACAAGAAGTTTTATTCAGATGTTTTCCATCATTTTTGTTCTAATATCTGGAAGGATTTTAAGAAGCTGGCATCAAGGTGGTGTTAACTGGACCAATTTTCCAGACTTATCTAAGTGGCTTGAGAGTAAGGGAACGGCCTATATAAAACCAGTCCACCTGGTTTCTTTGCTCCTACTAATCACCTCGGGCTTCTATGCTCTTGTACTTTCACGGCCAAGGAAAGTTTTTATCATAGTTGTTGGACTGTCCTTTTTATTTCCAGCATTTTTGGTTCTGCTATATATAATTACATACCAGAGGAGTGATGTCCCAGCATCTAGCTATAGTGCTACCCTATTGGTACAACTAACCTATGTAATCCTTGGTACTTCTACATTTGGGATTGTAACTGCATTACCTTGGTTCATGCCGGTTCGAAATCCCAAGGGTTGCTCTAGCCATCAGAATAAAGCTCTTTTTGTAGGCATCACTGATTCTCTGTATTTGATTGGTTTAGTGTACATTATTTGCTGGTGCCTACTTCAGCTGCTGTTACAGAAACCCATTAATTCAGCACCGATATTGTTGCTTCTTGTGCAAATCCTTGCAAGCATGTGTTTTTCTTCAATTACTGACCCAAAACCTAAACAGTGGCTTGAG CTTGCATCTCTATATTATATGGGAATGTCAGGCCATTTTGCACTTGGAAATACCAACACTATAGCTACAATAGATGTTGCTGGAGCTTACATG gGAGTCTCGAGCCATTCAACAGTACTTTCTGGCATTTTGATGTTCATTATTACCTATGCGGCTCCCATGTTAGCTCTTCTCAGCATGCTAATGAATATCTCTCTGAGGAGCAGAATCTCCCTTGTGAATGCTCAAGATGTGGATCTCCATGATATGCTCAAGACAACTCTTGCCTATCCTTGTCTGGTACCATTGGGCATGAATTCCATTTTTTTGGTTGCATACACCACCATTCTGCTATTAATGAGGAATCATTTATTTGTATGGAGTGTCTTTTCTCCAAA GTACATGTATGTTTGTGCAACAACAGCATGCATCTATCTAGGGGTATTTATCGTGGCTACAACCGTGTTTTATACATATTCAACCCTTGGTTTGACGAAACTGTGGAAGACATGGATAAGGTAG